The Microtus ochrogaster isolate Prairie Vole_2 linkage group LG3, MicOch1.0, whole genome shotgun sequence genomic sequence GGCTTTGCAGAGAGACTTTCCACGAGCATCCGGTTAAATAGCTCGCCTCACTAATCTCTCCTTGCATGGCTCCATGTGATTTGTGATTCATACTTTTTCTGTGACGTCTTTCTCTTGCTTGAACCTAGCTCCTTGAAGGAAGAAGTGATACTGACTCATTCACTGTTGGTTCTCCTGTCCTTCTTAGGGAGAATTCAATGTGGCCTAAGAGCCTGGGCCTTAACTGTTCTTCTGTCCCTCGTTGTCATCAACCTCTGCTGCTACTTGGCACCAAGCACGGTGCTGGCAGTTTACCCAGTACtgattttttctgtgtaaccctggctgtctgggaacttgctctgtagaccaggctggccttgaacttagaaacttgtctgcctctgcctcctgagtgttggggttgaAGACCACCACATGCACCAGCACACCCAGCTAGTACTGATGTTCTAGAACGGGGCTTTCTAAAAGCTAACTATGCTCACACACCAGGACAGCTGATCACTCAACTTGACATGTACTAGACATTTGGTACTGTGTATTCTTTAAAGCCTTTTAATATTGTTACCTTTTCTATTAAAATCACATATAAGGGATTTCAATCGAAACCTTTAATGGGAAGATGGCTCTAAATGTAAATACCCACACATAagacagatacatatacacagaaatctttttttaaaaaacataatataGGACAAGGATACTGAGATCAATATGTGATGTAAAGTAGCTGAAGGGTAAATTGTGTGATGAGGTTTTTCATTCCTGTTTGTCAGCAGTCAGGAAAATGTTGCTGAGCTTAGTGTGTAATACATGGCACATTGTaagtacatgcttttaaaaattcaaattatatatagccgggtgatggtggcgcacgcctttaatcccagcacttagaggcagaggcaggcggatctctgtgagtttgaggccagtctggtctacagagctagttccaggacaggctccaaagccacagagaaaccctgtctcgaaaaagcaaaaaaaaaaaaaaaaaaatcaaattatagtGTAGATTTCAGTGTATGAGGTTGATAATGAGGGACCCCTGAAATGGAGAATGTTTAAAAATCAGGCCAAAGGCTGGGTATATATAGCTCGGTAGTAGGACACTTGTCTAGTATGTGAAAGGACTCCAGTTTAatccctaaaattaaaaaaaaaaaagaatatgattaGGCTTTGTCCCTACTGCAGTTCCTGAGGTGAGGCGGGAGGAGAGGATGAATGTATGACAGAATTAATAGGAGAGAGGGAAGGCTTGTGAGCTGCCTCAAGCAGGTAAAGGCTTCACTGGGAACCCAGAGTAGTAAaggtcatcctctggcctccacgccCACGCTGTGGCACGTGTTGCGCCCtcctatgtgtatatacacacagtgATAATAGAGTCATGTTTTTAAATGGGAGGAAGTAGATCTCTGCCTCTGAGGTGTATGTTGCACGGCACTGTGTGATAACAGGTGGTAGGTGGTCTGTGCCTGGGATCCGCACTTAGAAGGCTACAGTGAGCAGACTGAGTTTGGGGCCGGCTTGGCTTGCTTTTGGAAGGCTTTTTTGGAAAAAAGATAGGAAAAAACTTACCTTTGCCCTTAAGGAAATGGagattcttttcttccccttttggaCAGTTCTCAACTTCCATACCTAATACAATCGTGAAAATGATTAGGCTGTTAATAGTTATGACAAGAGAATAAAAAGTATAAACTCTGTCTTCAGGTGGGACATGGTAATGCGctggagacaggcaggaagatGACAAGTTCAGGGCAGGTCAGCCTAGACCACACAGGGAGCCCTTGtctaaaacaaacagacattCCCTGTGAGATCCAGGCAACTTAACAGGAGTTCATTCCCGGGCACTGCACCCTGACCACACCCATCGCAGGCTCACTGTGTCTCACAGCTGTGTGCAGCACAGAGTGCTGACTCCTGCCTTATGTTGTTGTTGGATTTTGAGATGGTCACTTAGTGTAACCactctggctaacctggaactcactatgtagattaaaCTGGCTTGCGTGtgctctctttgtctctgtctctctctctggttttgtgagacagggtttctctgtgtagttttagagcctgccctagaactcactctgtagaccaggctggccttgaactcatagcgatctgcctgcttctgcctcctaagtgctgggatcaaaggcgtgcactactGTGCCCCTAGGTACAATTTTGTGCTCGTGTATATGCCGCTTCACTCTTAGTCCTTGAGATAATTCATTTCAaaacacattaatttaaaaaattataggcATTAGgtagtggtggcaaacacctttaatacCATAACCCAgtgcaaaaacaaataaaacccagttACAGGTTCAGAAAGACTGAAAATTGTCGATGCTTTGGTAAATGTGTCTTCTATCTGTCCTGCAGAGGAAATACACCTGAGACCAGAGGAACAGCATATGTGGTCTATGAAGATATTTTTGATGCTAAGAATGCATGTGACCATCTATCGGGATTCAACGTGTGTAACAGATACCTTGTGGTTTTGTACTACAATGCTAACCGGGTGAGTACAGCCCATTCAGAGCGGCACTGGCTCTGGGAAGGGTGTGGTGGAGTTTCTCTTAGCTCGTGCCACTGGTGAACTCCTTTAGCTATAGTCAGCACCCATTAACTGTGGTGTTTGTCACACTTTCAGGCATTCCAGAAGATGGACAccaagaagaaggaggagcagCTGAAGCTTCTCAAGGAAAAGTATGGCATCAACACAGATCCCCCAAAATGAACTCGGGGATTTCACTCTGAACATGTCCATGTGTGGCCCCCCGTTACCTTTTTTCTCTTTAGTGCATATTGaataatattgtaattttttgtttgagacCTAGAATCCGAGAATGACTTGTTTGAAACTTATCTAAGcattagaatatattattttaataaactaaTAGCTTTTGTAAAACCTGtaggtgttttctctttttttttgttgggggtggggagttcgagacagggtttctctgtgtagccctgtagatcaggctggtctcaaactcacagagatccacccacctctgcctcccaagtactgggattaaaggtgtgtgccaccaccgcccggtttttgttttttttcaagacagggtttctctgtagctttggagcctgtcctggagctagctcttgtagaccaggctggcctcgaactcacagagatccacccgcctctgccttctgagtgttaggattaagggtatgcaccaccaccgcctggcttgtttatatttatttgttgtgtatatatgtgtgcaaatgcacacGTGTAGGATCAGCATGACTGGTAGGAAttgcttctctttttccaccatgtgggtattggagattgaactcaggcttgatAGCAAATGTCTTTACCAAAACCTGTGCCATCAAAGGAACTTGTAGACTTGTCTTTTTNNNNNNNNNNNNNNNNNNNNNNNNNNNNNNNNNNNNNNNNNNNNNNNNNNNNNNNNNNNNNNNNNNNNNNNNNNNNNNNNNNNNNNNNNNNNNNNNNNNNNNNNNNNNNNNNNNNNNNNNNNNNNNNNNNNNNNNNNNNNNNNNNNNNNNNNNNNgtgctgggattaaaggcgtgcaccaccaccgcccggctgttttgtttttttgagacggtgTCTCTCCaggtagaccatgctggcctccaaatcatatatccgcctgtctctgcctcccaagtgcagggattaaaggtgtgcgccaccacatgCAGCTCAGACTTGTCATTTTTAGTAACAGCCTGCTGAGGAAGCATGAGGACACCAAAGCCAGGAAAAGCTGTTAGAGTgtacagctgtaatcccagcacttgggaagctgaagcaggatcACCATGAGTTTAAGACTTTCCTAGGCTATGTAGTAAATTCTGGGCCAGtctcagcctgggttacagagtaaggccctatctcaaaagacaaaggcaggcaTGAGAAGACTTCCAAGAGCCTCAAAGCGCCAGACAGCTGCCAGTGTGGCAGCCCTTGTCCTTACAACAGAGGTCTCACTGAGGTGATGGCTTAGAGAACAGTGGCTTTTGGGGAGGGCAGCTTGTTAGAAATTTGAGAGCACTGTTTAGGTACCTGGCCAAGactgaacttactatgtagcttttCCATTATtaactatatgtatattttggaCTTAGCTCACAAGATGGCTTTGccatatataaaatgtttaatctcAGAAGTTTGTGTGACATGGGAGGAGTGTAATAATTGTCACATTCATTGTAGCTTGGCAGCTTGTGGGAAGACAGCTATAAATTTGCTTTTATAGTTCAGGCACAGGCCAAATGGAGAAGTGTGGACTGATTGTTGTGTAAACCCAGAATCTAGAGTCGCTTTGAAGTCTACACAGACTGACTAGTATTGACAGACAAAGGTATCTCCTACTTCTAAATGCAAGACTTACAGCTGTCATTACTTTTCAGAAAACAGGCTACTTTCTAGTTTTTGTAGTGTCTTTTTCAGAGCTCACTCAGGAATGATTTATTACGTCTTGAGTAACTTTTGAAAGCACTGTAAGAAGGAAtccccttttttgttgttttgtttttttcaagatggtcTCTCTGTattttagccctggctgtctgggaacccattctgtaggccagggtggcctcaaactcagaggtccgcctgcctctacgtcctgagtcctgagattaaaggtgtgtgccaccacaggcaGTAAAAGCCATTGCTAAGAGGGGTGGGCAGAGAAAAAGTAGCTGTCATCATTTCCTTATGAGTGTCTTTCTGGTTCCCTTACTAATCCCATAGTGTAATGCATGCTGTGGCTTAGGTGTTTGCAGATGTAAAAGGTGTTCTGAAAGACTTCTTTGTCAGGGAAAACTGAAATTAGATTGATTTCAGCGTGATGTCTCCCAGTGGCAGGCCAGCTCGCCTCTAATGGTGTTAATAACCAAGAAAATCCCTTCTGTTGGCAATTATAAGCAGTGTCATTCGGATTATATTTTTGTTAGCCGGATTTCATGACCCAAAGTTAAGAGTTTTAAAACTAGGGCTGGGGTAGAGCTCCATGAGAGAGGGCTTTCTAAGCCAGGTACTGGGtttgtccccagcactgcagaaaacaAATGCCTTCCGATTGTTTGGAATTCTGTCATTTAGTTACAAGAACTTAGACTCAGGATAGACATTGAGTCACTCTGCAGGAGGTACGTTGTTAAATCTGAGGCTCTAGTTGATCACTGTCTTCTGCACCCGGCATCTGAAGTTCAGTTTTCCAAACCAAGATTAAGAGTATAAAGGGACGaagttggacatggtggcacacacctataatccaagcacccaagaggcaggggcaggagaatcatacatttgaggccagcttaggctgCACAGTGCACTCTGTCTCAAAGGATAGAAAGTGCAGTGGATAAACCATGTCCACATGTGCAAGTGTGTCCAGCTTGCTTGACTTTCAGTAAGGCTGTGTCTGAAGGTTCTAACAGCCTCCGAGATGCATCAAGGAGCAGTGTGAAAACAACGGACAGGATACAGGTCTTATAACTGGCCTATTGCTAACCAGCCTTCAGTGGCTCTCTCAAGACACTTGGCTGAACTCTCTGGCATGTGTCAATTTTCTAGATCATCTTCCAAAGACTTGAGAAAGCTGTCATTTCTCAGCTTACCTGTAGATCCTCAATACCCCTCAGGTGTTAGTCAATAGGCATTTGCATTATTAGGTTTCTTAGTAGCTGTTATTATAGCCAATTGCCACCCAAGCTATACTGCTATGGACAGATTTGTGTGGCCCATGAAATAGTCTTTTGTGTCATGTTTGCTCATCCTGTCGGTGCTAACAGCAGAAAGCATGGGGATGGCTTTTCTACAGGCTGAGTTCCATCTGGTGAGGGAGCTCATCACTCACTCTGCAGACATGAAGTTACGGGATCACCCTAGGCAATCAGATCCCACAAGGGAATGCTAGGTTGCCGGGTTATTTCCACAGAGGACTCCCTGCAGGTGAGTTTAGGAGGGTAATAGCTAATTTGCAAAGTTGCTTAGAGGATTTGtttgtaatcattttatttaaaaaggaaagctaGTCCTGGGTGGTATATACCTGTAAATTCCAGAAGTCAGGAGGCTGAAGgagttctagatcagcctgggctctgagaccctgtttcaaaacaaaagaccaaaaggATATGGAACAAGGTGCAGCATGAACAGTTTGCTCACGTAGCTCTTACTTACTCTCTTAGCTACTAGGAAGCCCCCTTTCACTCCTTTGTCACCAAGCAGCTGGCTTATGTGTCATTAAAGAACTTCCCACAACACAATGGACAGGAAGATGCCAAGCATGGAGCCTTCATTTTACATAGTATTGCCAAAGAGGGCACGGCTTAAAGTGAGCAGCCAACAGAAGACAAGAAAGTGACAGCAAAGACAGCTGGCTCAAGTCCCTCCATGGAACCATGGATAGCGCATGTCTGAGCACCTTGTGTGTCTGGCTTAAGTGCAGGTAAGGCAATATAGATTGTGCAAACGGGATTTGTGTCTGTGTCCTCTGATCAGGAATGACTACTACATgcaacacacaaaatgtacaaCTTGAAATGTCTGGATCTGTAACTAAATTTCCTCAAGCAAAGATGCACGGGAACAATGAAATGGCGGACACAGACAGAGCCAGTCGGGCGGGAAGAATGGAGAATGTCGAGGGGCAATGAGGTCAGCACACGGGTCAAGAGCTGTCCCAGTAGGAGAAGCCGTCCCAGTGGCAGAGCAGGCTAGGACAGAGAGCAGGAAATATCTCCAGCCACCTCgagctccttcctgccttcattCTAAGCTGAGCAGCTCCACATCAAAGATGAGGGTGGCATTGGGAGGGATGACACCAGGGTGGCCAGTAGCTCCATAGGCCACATCGGGGGTGCAGGTCAGCTTCGCCCTCTGCCCCAAGCTCATCtagcagggatgggagcagatgggaagaggagaaagaggacccagcttggtttaaaagaaaaaagtaagataACTTTTTGGCATTTTCCCCAGACCATCCTTAGGGTAACTCCAGATCTGAGATTAACTTTATACGTGGCGCACTAAAGTTAGAGTAAGAGGTTAAACATGCAGATTCGACCTCCAAATAGAATTGACTATGGGGCAGGTAACAGCCACAAAGTAGTCTCAGATTCATCCATACATCAAGCATTACTGGTTATCCAGCTAGAGCATGACCCGAACACTTGTGTCTGCTCATAATTGTTCCCGGTCCTCTTCTGAAGCAGCCAAAGAGGAAGGTACAAAGATCCAACAACTAAAGGCCACAGCAAGGTGGCGAAGGCAAAGCTACAGGAGTGGAGCATCCTCCGACTTCCCCAACAAACGGAGGGAGAGCTGGAACCAGAGCTCACGGGCACTGTCAACCCACTGGAGCTGAGATGTTTAGATTCCAAACAATTCCAGAAATTTGAGTTGACTGGTGAGTAGCGTACCGATGTGAACGCTCTAGCTGAAGCGCTGTAGTGTGCATGCACTCAAGTGCATAGAGGCCATAGCTTCTTGGACTAGGATAAAACTTGGTAGGAAGACATCTGTGCCAGGAAGGGGACTAAGCACATTTACTTGAGTGACTCCTTAGCCAAATATTATCATAATCTGTGGTACCTTCTATTCGTTTCTCCAAAtgcccatttttttcttcatagaagCACTTTTTCCACATCCGTTCTCCTCTTAACTCTGCGTACAAATTTCCAGCTCTAGCTATTCAGAGAGCATTTTCATCTGTATGCTTCTGTATGCATGTAGATAAATCTTCACTACCCTCCTGTTATTAAACCTGTCTACATTTGCAGGTTCTCAAATCTGAGACCTTAAttggctgagaaaaaaatgcttttcttttaacaACTAGTGAAGTTCACAGACCACAGAGCCCCCCCTGGGGTATACCAAAGACCATAAGCGTAAGGGCATGAAAACCACCGTGAGCACAGACTCCCCCTTCACAGACACGTGAAGATAGAGAGACCACAGAGCCTCCCAGGGGGCCCTACTACCAAAGACCATAAGTGTAAGGGCATGAAAACCACTGTGAGCACAGACTCCCCCTTCACAGACACGTGAAGGTAGAGAGGATTGAATAAAACCCCAGATATGCATGTTGACCAGGTCTTTGTCCACTTGACAAGCTGaagccatctgggaagagggaattgcAATTGAGACAATGTTCCCACCAGATTAGTTTGTGGGAAAACAggtgaagcattttcttgattgatggttgaggTTGGagatcactgtgggtggtgccatcgcTGGGCAAGAGAGCCTGgctggtataagaaagcaggctgaacaagccatggggaataagccagttagcagcaccctccatggcctttgcttcagttcctgtgtcCAGGTTCCTAACCTACTCTGAGTTTCTTCCTTTGATGATAGACCTTGCTAGGAATGGATAAGctgaattaaccctttcctccctaaattgTTTTTGGCCTTGGTGTTTTCATCACAGCAGGAGAAACCCTGAGACAATATGGTTCTACTGATGGGTAAGGCAACAGAGGAACAGAGCAAGGGGAATGAATAAGAAATGTGGTTGTTTTCCCACGGAGGGTccctgggaagctgaagcagctCAGTAGAAGGCTAAGGTGTATTGTTGATTGCTGACATTTCAGGTTTGACAAAATTCCAGCCTTTGAACCCAGGACTTGGATTATTGAAATGGAAGGCAGGTATATTCGCTTTCTATTTACAAATAACAGATTACTTAAAACAACACCTATCTCTTGGATCTGGCAATCAGGATTTCACAATAGGTTAGGCAAATATGTCAGCCAGCTGGCCTCTCTGCTGGTGGTTCTTATCTGAATCAGTTGTTTCCAAATAGATTCCAAGCACTGGTAGAATTGAGTTCCCTTGGATTACACCAGGTTCATGTGACTTTGATGACTGACAACTTGGGCCACTTCCCATCCTCAAGGCTGGctgccatttcttcctttgtgagACTCCCTCCCTGAACCCCCTCCCACTTCCACCCCGCAAAGCCCTTCAAAGCAGattctttttaaggaaaaaagtaaaatcacatttcctttttgtctgtgtatgtgaatgtgtaggGGCTGTGTGTGTGGAATTTGTTCATTAtgtcctccttcatttctttgaacATAAAATTACTGAATTCTTGGTCTTCAATTGCACTGAATTCATGCTCATTCAGAGTCACTGGCAATTTTCAGAGGAGCCATGTTCTTAGTTTTTCATGATGTATTGGTGCTTACAGGTCTCAGGTTAGGTGGCTGTTGACTTTAAAGGGAATACAGTTTGTTGGCtgacttcataaaaaaaaaaaaaaagaaaaaaaccaagctgGAGCCCTATGCAAGCTCCTTTTAAGACTCTCTTCTATGCTCACTGAGTACTGAGCAGTTCTGAGTCAAAGTCACGTTTCCCATATTGTGgattgaatgagaaatgtcccccagaggCCCGTGGATTTAGACACTTGCTCCCCAGTTAGTGGTGCTGTCTGCTGGAGGTTATAAAAACTGTAGGAGGCACAGTCTTATTAAAGGAAGCACATCACTGAGGAAAGGCTTTATGGGTTTAGAGTCTCATCCTGCTAGCTTTTCACTGTTTCTTGgttgtgaaaaaaaatgtgattttttttcctctctgttcctcaCCCACCATTACGAATTCTGTTCTCTGAAACATTAAgcaaaataaagcctttctttctAAAGTTACTTTTgatcatagtattttatcacagcaccgGAAAGTAATGAACACACACCCACTCTAGTAGCATCCTGTTGGTCAGGCCTTCGGGTATGGTCGCAGGACACTTTCTGTGAGTATTCAGAGTCTGCCCAAATGGTCTCAGCTGCCAAGCTCCCATGCAGCAGGAATCCCAAGGATGTCCTGAAAGTGTTGAGCATCCGATGCTGGTCATTTCCTTCTGCCAACGCTGCTGTTGTCTTTGTCCATCTCTTTCCCCCACCTCTGTAAACCGTTGACTACTGAACATACCGGTCAGACATTCAAACGGCCCGTGACCCTCTACCAGTCTTCCGTCAGCCTTCTCTCTCACAGGAACTGGGAAGCTCTCAGCCAGACCCTCCTGGATGGATGCtgggctctctctccttctttgtaaaattctgttttatgttgCTATATAAGTAGTTAATAAAGGAATCACGCACCTCTTCTGATAGCCATCACTTAGCTTTCCCTTCTTCGTTCCTTGGAGAGTCCATCAGGGCATAACTAGGTGCTGTTTACCATCTTCTAAGTCCCCTACTCTTGTTTCTCTAAACTTGTAGCCATGTCCCCATTTTGAGTTCTCATTTTAGCAATTTCTGTCTTAGTACTTTTCTTAGTCAATCTAAGTAAAGTGTCATCAGTTACATCCATCTCAAATAAAGAGCTTTTGATctggaaatattattttttccacttaaaTGTATACTAACATAAAATATTATGGTGGTTggttcataattttatttttaactgcttcttttttgtttcccttATGAGAATATGAATTACTCTTTAGTCTTACAATAGCTGCTCAAATGAAACCAAGAAGTCAATttaaagagagattaaaaaaaatacacaaatccCAAATGGAAAGGAGGCTTGGGATGATGGCAAGTGTGCAGTCACAGTTTATCCGGTGTGCACATTATCCTTCCCCTAAATGCATGAGCTCTCCCTTGCCATCGTtggcttgtttaattttttttaaaacaagttgtTTTTACAGTGAATTTTTATTATCTCAGTTATTTTTAGAATTCAAAGTTCTCCATTCTCTTTGAGTTCTGATTCTTTTCATCTTGAGCCAGCAAATAAATGCCCAGCATTATGAGAAAtaactgattctttttttaacatgTCTTCCCTCCATGAATTAACTAGatttccacattttctttgattttaagttGCACTCCCTTTGCTCCATAAAACTTTATGTACAGGAATTATAAATGAACCATTCAGACATGTAAGAAATTATTTACAAAGTTAGAAAGACATTGGGTCATTGAGTCCCTTTCCAGCTTTACTAGTGCATAATTTTGCCAAAGATGCATCACTCATTTGG encodes the following:
- the Sf3b6 gene encoding splicing factor 3B subunit 6; this translates as MAMQAAKRANIRLPPEVNRILYIRNLPYKITAEEMYDIFGKYGPIRQIRVGNTPETRGTAYVVYEDIFDAKNACDHLSGFNVCNRYLVVLYYNANRAFQKMDTKKKEEQLKLLKEKYGINTDPPK